From one Dermatophagoides farinae isolate YC_2012a chromosome 5, ASM2471394v1, whole genome shotgun sequence genomic stretch:
- the LOC124491071 gene encoding D-aspartate oxidase: MERILVESIRFFNQLIQDPQSNQFGVSRLTIFELFSNKNEACLPIASNELPVIRTLESNEIQRLFPTIGQRYQYGNLVETFIAEPSLFLPYLMDKFRAQNGKMITTRVENLLSLKTEYDLIINCTGINARKLNDVNDNNQLRSARGQVMRVKAPWIRHGILADQWYILPQNDCIVLGGTKDLDNYSLEPDPNIAEQIWKNCCNLMPTLAGAKKIGDYVGLRPYRSSLRIELDDNHDDHIIIHNYGHGGSGVTLCWGSAIEVINIIKKKILF, from the exons ATGGAACGTATACTGGttgaatcgattcgatttttcaatcaattaattcaagATCCACAAAGTAATCAATTTGGTGTATCACGTTTAAcaatatttgaattgtttagcaataaaaatgaaGCTTGCTTACCTATAGCTAGCAATGAATTGCCGGTAATTCGTACATtggaatcgaatgaaatacAACGTTTATTTCCAACCATTGGACAACGATATCAATATGGAAATCTTGTTGAAACTTTTATTGCTGAACCAAGTTTATTTTTACCATATTTGATGGATAAATTTCGTGCACAG aatggaaaaatgattACAACACGCGTTGAAAAtcttttatcattgaaaacgGAATatgatttaatcatcaattgtacCGGTATCAATGCACGTAAACTtaatgatgttaatgataataatcagcTACGTTCAGCACGTGGACAAGTGATGCGTGTAAAAGCACCATGGATTCGTCACGGAATATTGGCTGATCAATGGTATATACTACCACAGAATGATTGTATTGTACTTGGTGGTACAAAAGATTTAGACAATTATAGTCTTGAACCAGATCCAAATATAGCCGAACAGATATGGAAAAATTGTTGTAATTTAATGCCAACATTAGCTGGTGCTAAAAAAATTGGTGATTATGTTGGCCTACGGCCATATAGAAGTTCATTACGTATTGAAttggatgataatcatgatgatcatattatCATACATAATTATGGCCATGGTGGTTCTGGAGTAACATTATGCTGGGGTTCAGCCATCGAAgtcatcaatataatcaagaaaaaaattttattttaa
- the LOC124499835 gene encoding putative protein phosphatase 2C T23F11.1, producing MGQAFSEPVTEKESSTEKNDKFLVASSSIQGWRISMEDAHTILLTMPDDPEASFFAVFDGHGGAKVANYASENLHQGLCSHRLYQEGHIDEALKNIFVEFDEMMFNNEKMRDELAGSTAVVVLIKDHQIYCANIGDSRAVASFAGQVDPLSIDHKPTCEDEMNRIVSAGGWVQFNRVNGNLALSRAFGDFVFKRNEKRSATEQIVIAYPDIQTRSLTSDLEFIIMACDGVWDVMTNEEVVEFIRRRIFYRREPVAICEELITRCLAPDCQMGCGIGCDNMTVILICYLDGSTYEEFCDRITNVYQMIPGNIISSTNNDNDHNVTRHIIGPITHLYDFDGDDNDGGGGGGGVNRPNGNNNDDDDDNDDDDDDDDDNSDENSSHSSISSVDNIGNTMNTSKTITTGNETLTSTTNQTSSSIIVNVDSSTSINGPKLSVLPIDPHLHHHHNHNHPQQQQQQQQQIQNTSIYANNNVHQTSIQSIISPGHMISSTTTTATTSSSLSPNSSSSNHKSPPSSSTISINITSAATSPCHH from the exons atgggaCAAGCATTTTCGGAACCGGTCACtgaaaaagaatcatcaacTGAAAAGAATGATAAATTTCTTgttgcatcatcatcgatacaaGGTTGGCGTATTAGTATGGAAGATGCACATACAATATTGTTAACGATGCCTGATGATCCGGAAGCATCATTTTTCGCTGTATTTGATGGCCATGGTGGTGCTAAAGTGGCTAATTATGCAAGTGAAAATCTTCATCAAGGTCTTTGTTCACATCGTTTATATCAAGAAGGTCATATTGATGAagcattgaaaaatatttttgttgaattcgatgaaatgatgtttaataatgaaaaaatgcgCGATGAATTGGCTGGTTCAACTGCCGTTGTCGTCCTTATTAaagatcatcaaatttattgc gCAAATATTGGCGATTCAAGAGCAGTAGCATCATTCGCTGGTCAAGTGGATCcattatcaattgatcataaaCCAACTTGtgaagatgaaatgaatcgtATTGTATCGGCTGGTGGTTGGGTACAATTCAATCGTGTTAATGGTAATCTAGCATTATCACGTGCATTtggtgattttgttttcaaacgTAATGAAAAACGTTCAGCAACCGAACAGATTGTTATTGCTTATCCAGATATACAGACACGATCACTTACATCGGATTTAGAATTCATTATAATGGCATGTGATGGTGTATGGGATGTAATGACTAATGAAGAAGTTGTTGAATTTATACGTCGTCGTATATTTTACCGTCGTGAACCGGTTGCTATTTGTGAAGAATTAATAACACGTTGTTTAGCACCAGATTGTCAAATGGGCTGTGGTATTGGTTGCGATAATATGACCGTTATATTAATATGTTATCTAGATGGTTCTACATATGAAGAATTTTGTGATCGTATAACCAATGTTTATCAGATGATACCTGGCAATATAATAAGTTCaactaataatgataatgatcacaATGTAACACGACATATAATTGGACCAATTACACATTTATACGattttgatggtgatgataacgatggtggtggtggtggtggtggtgttaaTCGTCCaaatggcaataataatgatgatgatgacgataacgatgatgatgatgatgatgatgatgacaattctGATGAAAATAGTTCTCATTCATCTATTAGTTCCGTAGATAATATTGGCAATACAATGAATACATCGAAAACAATTACAACTGGAAATGAAACATTAACATCAACTACAAATcaaacttcatcatcaataattgtaaatgttgattcatcaacatctatTAATGGTCCAAAATTATCCGTATTACCCATTGATcctcatcttcatcatcatcataatcataatcatccccagcaacaacaacaacaacaacaacaaatacaaaacacaTCTATTtatgcaaataataatgttcatcaaacatcaatacaatcgattattaGTCCTGGTCATATGatctcatcaacaacaacaacagcaacaacatcgtcatcattatcgccAAATTCATCGAGCTCGAATCAtaaatcaccaccatcatcatcaacaatatcaattAACATTACATCGGCAGCTACATCACCgtgtcatcattga
- the LOC124498976 gene encoding organic cation transporter 1 produces MKFEDILQQIGDENRFQKFLIIFLLLPTSFFNVFFEGMFLLSTPDHWCRVPELEHLSMEHQQHLIRPIDPITGKRSNCERYDVEYKDFLNTINTNNNNNNDLHQDIKLLISNSTIQTFAKIQCNNGWIYDQSLYTETAVTWFNFVCNRDYYVNLIMSLTAIGLAVLTPLLSNLSDSIGRKKAMLITMIIAQISCLSPIIFKDIYSFLIARFLAGGILCVYYQLPFVITQELVSQKYRTLASSLSAIFYSLGSCSLTLALKLTGNWVTFTWVQFIFTSFLIIAYKLIPESPSWLISKKRYDEAYEQLAQVCRFNKRKVPDDLMANIMSLESDEDELKSTTTTTTKITEINNDNENEDSFFDLILMPGLRSKTLIITIVFIACIIGYGGIIGNTVNMEANNQLYNYLLLSFIDLPSLFICWKLINTRLGRRWTNVITMGICGIALILPAIFNRQYDEYFYTGCTLVGKFGVAGTFMIIYQHSSELYPTTLRNQGLGLTATIGSIGAILTPQIVYIAKYGEWIPLFIIGILCLLASIIASFLPETLNEYLPQCSREAANFGRDKKFFTMADLKNRKLSITKKTTTISINNDDDGEKQKQQQQTSPKTLMKIFSNKNSNDYNSNCNHQNNNNNNNYYYYHTSNNNNNNNAHNHYLTPCPPPPPPQQQHMELQT; encoded by the exons atgaaatttgaagaTATTCTCCAACAgattggtgatgaaaatcgttttcaaaaatttctcatcatatttctattattaccgacatcattttttaatgtATTTTTTGAAGGAATGTTTCTATTATCAACACCTGATCATTGGTGTCGTGTACCGGAATTGGAACATTTATCAATggaacatcaacaacatttgatACGACCAATTGATCCAATAACTGGTAAACGTTCCAATTGTGAACGTTATGATGTTGAatataaagattttttaaacacaatcaatactaataataataataataatgatctaCATCAAgatataaaattattaatatcaaattcaacaatacaaacatttgctaaaattcaatgtaatAATGGTTGGATCtatgatcaatcattgtATACAGAAACGGCTGTCACATGg TTTAATTTTGTATGTAATCGAGATTATTATGTTAATCTGATCATGTCATTGACTGCAATCGGTTTAGCCGTTTTGACTCCACTTCTTTCTAATCTATCCGACAG TATTGGACGTAAAAAAGCAATGCTTATCACAATGATTATTGCCCAAATATCCTGTCTATCACCAATTATATTCAAagatatttattcatttcttaTTGCACGTTTTCTTGCCGGCGGTATACTAtgtgtttattatcaattaccATTTGTGATAA ctCAAGAATTAGTTAGCCAAAAATATCGTACACTTGCATCAAGTTTATCGGccattttctattcattagGCAGCTGTTCATTAACATTGGCATTAAAATTAACAGGAAATTGGGTTACATTTACATGGgtacaatttatttttacttCATTTCTTATCATTGCTTATAA ATTGATACCAGAATCACCATCATGGTTGATATCGAAAAAACGTTATGATGAAGCTTATGAACAATTGGCACAGGTTTGTCGATTTAATAAACGTAAAGTACCCGATGATCTGATGGCCAACATAATg TCATTAGAaagtgatgaagatgaattgaaatcaacaacaacaacaacaacaaaaataacggaaataaataatgataatgaaaatgaggATTCATTCTTTGATCTAATATTAATGCCAGGGTTACGatcaaaaacattaatcATAACGATTGTATTTATAGCTTGTATAATTGGTTATGGTGGCATAATTGGCAATACGGTCAATATGGAAGCAAATAATCAGCTCTATAATTAtctattattgtcatttattgatctaccatcattgtttatttgttggaAATTGATTAATACACGATTAGGTAGACGTTGGACAAATGTAATTACAATGGGCATTTGTGGTATTGCACTTATATTGCCGGCTATATTCAATCGtcaatatgatgaatatttttatacTGGTTGTACATTGGTAGGAAAATTCGGTGTTGCCGGTACATTTATGATCATATATCAACATTCATCGGAATTATATCCAACAACATTACGTAATCAAGGTTTAGGACTAACAGCCACTATTGGTTCTATTGGTGCTATTTTAACACCACAAATAGTTTATATT gCAAAATATGGTGAATGGATACCATTATTCATAATCGGCATACTATGTTTATTGGCATCAATAATAGCATCATTCTTGCCagaaacattgaatgaatatctaCCACAATGTTCACGTGAAGCAGCTAATTTTGGTagagataaaaaattttttaccatGGCCGATctaaaaaatcgaaaattatcaataacaaaaaaaacaacaacaatatcgatcaacaatgatgatgatggtgaaaaacaaaaacaacaacaacaaacatcaccaaaaacattgatgaaaattttttcaaataaaaactctaatgattataattcgaattgtaatcatcagaataataataataataataattattattattatcacacctccaacaacaacaacaataataacgcccataatcattatttaacACCAtgcccaccaccaccaccaccacaacaacaacatatggAATTACAGACGTAG